The following are encoded in a window of Megalops cyprinoides isolate fMegCyp1 chromosome 16, fMegCyp1.pri, whole genome shotgun sequence genomic DNA:
- the eif4a1a gene encoding eukaryotic translation initiation factor 4A1A — protein MSAEYEDRPRDNGPEGMEPDGVIESNWNEIVDSFDEMNLRETLLRGIYAYGFEKPSAIQQRAILPCIKGYDVIAQAQSGTGKTATFAISILQQIEIELKATQALVLAPTRELAQQIQKVILALGDYMGASCHACIGGTNVRSEVQKLQAEAPHIVVGTPGRVFDMLNRKFLSAKYIKMFVLDEADEMLSRGFKDQIYEIFQKLASNTQVVLLSATMPRDVLEVTKKFMRDPIRILVKKEELTLEGIRQFYINVEKEEWKLDTLCDLYETLTITQAVIFINTRRKVDWLTEKMHARDFTVSALHGDMDQKERDLIMREFRSGSSRVLITTDLLARGIDVQQVSLVINYDLPTNRENYIHRIGRGGRFGRKGVAINMVTEDDKRTLRDIETFYNTTVEEMPMNVADLI, from the exons ATGTCGGCTGAATATGAAGATAG ACCCAGAGACAATGGCCCAGAGGGCATGGAGCCAGATGGGGTCATTGAG AGCAACTGGAACGAGATCGTGGACAGCTTTGATGAGATGAACCTGCGAGAGACCCTGCTGAGAGGGATCTACGCCTATGGTTTTGAGAAGCCCTCCGCCATTCAGCAGCGGGCCATTCTCCCTTGTATCAAGG GTTATGATGTGATTGCACAGGCCCAGTCGGGCACGGGGAAGACGGCCACTTTTGCCATCTCGATCTTGCAGCAGATCGAAATCGAGCTGAAGGCCACCCAGGCTTTGGTCCTGGCACCCACCAGAGAGCTGGCTCAGCAG ATCCAGAAGGTGATCTTGGCCCTTGGTGACTACATGGGTGCGTCATGCCATGCCTGCATCGGGGGCACCAACGTGCGCAGTGAGGTGCAGAAGCTCCAGGCTGAAGCTCCCCATATAGTTGTAGGGACCCCAGGTCGAGTCTTCGACATGCTCAACCGCAAGTTTCTCT CGGCCAAGTATATCAAGATGTTTGTGCTGGATGAGGCCGACGAGATGTTGAGCAGAGGGTTCAAGGACCAGATCTATGAAATTTTCCAGAAGCTGGCCAGCAATACACAG GTGGTTCTCCTCTCTGCCACCATGCCAAGGGATGTGCTGGAGGTCACCAAGAAATTCATGCGTGACCCCATCCGCATCCTGGTCAAGAAGGAGGAGCTGACCCTGGAGGGTATCAGGCAATTCTACATCAATGTGGAGAAAGAG GAGTGGAAGCTGGACACTCTGTGTGACCTGTATGAGACCCTGACCATCACCCAGGCCGTCATCTTCATCAACACCCGCCGGAAAGTGGACTGGCTGACAGAGAAGATGCACGCCCGGGACTTCACTGTCTCTGCCCTG CACGGGGACATGGACCAGAAGGAGAGAGATCTGATCATGAGGGAGTTCCGCTCAGGTTCCAGTCGAGTTCTGATCACCACTGACCTGCTG GCTAGAGGCATTGATGTACAGCAGGTGTCTCTGGTCATCAACTACGACTTGCCCACAAACCGGGAGAACTACATTCATAG GATCGGCCGAGGGGGCCGTTTCGGCAGAAAGGGGGTTGCTATCAACATGGTGACTGAGGATGACAAGCGCACACTCCGAGACATCGAGACCTTCTACAACACCACTGTGGAGGAGATGCCTATGAATGTGGCTGACCTAATCTAG